In one window of Sus scrofa isolate TJ Tabasco breed Duroc chromosome Y, Sscrofa11.1, whole genome shotgun sequence DNA:
- the LOC110257910 gene encoding ubiquitin-like modifier-activating enzyme 1: MSSLPLSKKCCMSGPDPKPSSNCSPASSIMFKVPSESSNKMPKKVSETDIDEGLYSRQLYVLGHEAMKYLQTSSVLVSGLRGLGVEIAKNIILGGVKAVTLHDQGTAQWADLSSQFYLREEDIGKNRAEVSQPRLAELNSYVPVSTYTGALVDEFLAGFQVVVLTNSPLEDQLQVGEFCHTHGIKLVVADTRGLFGQLFCDFGEEMILTDANGEQPLSAMISMVTKDNPGVVTCLDEARHGFESGDFVSFTEVQGMSELNSIHPIEIKVLGPYTFSICDTSNFSEYIRGGIVTQVKVTKKITFKSLLASLAEPDFVITDFAKYSHPAQLHIGFQALHQFCAQYGRSPRSHNEEDATELVTIAQAVNAQATPTVQQHSLDENLIRKLAHVSAGDLAPLNAFIGGLAAQEVMKACSGKFMPIMQWLYFDALECLPEDKEALTEDKCLPCQNRYDGQVAVFGSVLQEKLGKQRYFLVGAGAIGCELLKNFAMIGLGCGEGGAVIVTDMDTIEKSNLNRQFLFRPWDVTKLKSDTAAAAVSLINPHIRVMSHQNRVGPDTEHVYDDDFFQNLDGVTNALDSVDARMYMDRRCVYYRKPLLESGTLGTKGNVQVVIPFLTESYSSSQDPPEKSIPICTLKNFPNSIEHTLQWARDEFEGLFKQPAENVNQYLIDSKFVERTLHLAGTQPLEVLEAVQRSLVLQRPQTWADCVAWAYQHWHTQYNNNIRQLLHNFPPNQLTSSGALFWSGPKRCPHPLIFDINNPLHLDYVIAAANLFAQTYGLIGSRDRAAVVILIQSMQIPEFTPKSGIKIHISDQELQTSSSVDDSQLQELKAMLPSPENLSGFKMYPINFEKDDDSNFHMDFIVAASNLRAENYNIPAADRHKSKLIAGKIIPAIATTTSAIVGLVCLELYKVVQGHQKLESYKNSFINLALPFFSFSQPLAPPRHQYCNQEWTLWDRFEVQGLQPNGEEMTLQQFLDYFKTEYKLEITMLSQGVSMLYSFFMPASKLKERLEQPMSEIVKRVSKRKLGHHVQALVLELCCNDESGEDVEVPYVRYTIR; the protein is encoded by the exons ATGTCCAGCTTGCCACTATCGAAGAAATGTTGCATGTCTGGGCCTGATCCAAAACCAAGTTCTAACTGCTCCCCTGCTTCTTCTATAATGTTTAAAGTCCCATCAGAATCAAGCAAT AAAATGCCTAAAAAAGTCAGTGAAACAGACATAGATGAAGGTCTTTATTCCCGGCAGCT GTATGTCCTGGGCCATGAGGCTATGAAGTATCTGCAGACATCCAGTGTACTGGTGTCAGGCCTTCGGGGACTAGGTGTAGAAATTGCCAAGAATATCATCCTTGGTGGGGTCAAAGCTGTCACCCTGCATGACCAGGGTACGGCCCAGTGGGCTGACCTCTCCTCGCAG TTCTACTTGCGGGAAGAGGACATTGGTAAAAACCGGGCTGAGGTATCACAGCCCCGACTTGCTGAACTCAACAGCTATGTGCCTGTCAGCACCTACACTGGGGCCCTTGTTGATGAGTTCCTTGCTGGTTTTCAG GTTGTTGTCCTCACCAACTCTCCTTTGGAGGACCAGCTGCAGGTGGGTGAATTCTGTCATACCCATGGGATCAAGCTGGTGGTAGCAGACACTCGGGGTCTCTTTGG GCAGCTGTTTTGTGACTTTGGAGAGGAAATGATTCTCACAGATGCCAATGGGGAACAGCCTCTCAGTGCTATGATTTCTATGGTTACCAAG GATAACCCTGGTGTTGTCACTTGCCTGGATGAGGCCCGACATGGGTTTGAGAGTGGTGACTTCGTCTCCTTCACAGAAGTTCAGGGCATGAGTGAGCTCAACAGCATCCACCCCATAGAGATCAAAGTCTTAG GTCCCTACACATTTAGTATCTGTGATACTTCCAACTTCTCTGAGTACATCCGAGGAGGCATTGTCACTCAGGTCAAAGTAACTAAGAAGATCACCTTT AAATCCTTGCTTGCTTCACTGGCAGAGCCAGACTTTGTGATAACAGATTTTGCCAAGTATTCTCACCCTGCTCAACTGCACATTGGCTTCCAGGCCCTGCATCAGTTCTGTGCTCAGTATGGCCGGTCCCCTCGGTCCCACAATGAG GAGGATGCAACAGAACTGGTGACCATAGCACAAGCTGTGAATGCTCAAGCCACGCCAACAGTGCAGCAGCACAGTCTGGATGAAAACCTCATTCGGAAGCTGGCACATGTATCTGCTGGGGATCTGGCACCCCTGAATGCCTTTATTGGGGGCCTGGCTGCACAGGAGGTTATGAAG GCCTGCTCTGGAAAATTTATGCCTATTATGCAGTGGCTGTACTTTGATGCTCTTGAGTGTCTCCCTGAGGACAAAGAAGCCCTTACAGAGGACAAATGCCTTCCA TGCCAGAACCGATATGATGGGCAGGTAGCTGTGTTTGGCTCGGTCCTGCAAGAGAAGCTGGGCAAACAGAGATACTTCTTG GTGGGTGCAGGGGCCATTGGCTGTGAGCTGCTCAAGAACTTTGCCATGATTGGGCTTGGCTGTGGGGAGGGCGGGGCAGTCATCGTTACAGATATGGACACCATTGAGAAATCCAATCTGAACAGACAGTTTCTCTTCCGGCCTTGGGATGTCACA aaATTGAAGTCTGAtacagctgctgcagctgtgagcctGATAAATCCGCACATTCGAGTGATGAGCCATCAGAATCGTGTGGGCCCTGACACAGAGCATGTTTATGATGATGACTTCTTCCAAAACCTAGATGGTGTGACCAATGCTCTGGACAGTGTGGATGCCC GAATGTACATGGACCGCCGCTGTGTGTACTATCGTAAGCCACTGCTGGAGTCAGGCACACTAGGTACCAAGGGTAATGTTCAAGTGGTTATCCCCTTCCTGACGGAATCATACAGCTCCAGCCAGGACCCTCCTGAGAAGTCCATCCCTATCTGCACTCTGAAGAACTTTCCCAATTCCATTGAGCACACCTTGCAG TGGGCTCGAGATGAATTTGAAGGTCTCTTCAAACAGCCAGCAGAAAATGTTAACCAATACCTCAT AGACTCCAAATTTGTAGAGAGAACACTGCACCTAGCAGGCACACAACCCCTCGAAGTGCTGGAGGCTGTGCAGCGCAGTCTGGTGCTACAGCGGCCACAGACCTGGGCTGACTGTGTGGCCTGGGCTTACCAACACTGGCATACCCAGTACAATAACAACATCAGACAGTTGCTGCACAACTTTCCTCCTAATCAG cttacaAGCTCAGGAGCCCTTTTTTGGTCTGGACCTAAACGTTGTCCACACCCACTCATTTTTGATATCAACAAT CCCCTGCATCTGGACTATGTGATAGCTGCTGCCAACCTCTTTGCCCAGACCTATGGGCTGATAGGCTCTCGGGACCGAGCTGCTGTTGTCATACTCATTCAGTCTATGCAGATCCCTGAGTTCACACCCAAGTCTGGCATCAAGATCCATATTTCTGACCAGGAGCTGCAGACCAGTTCTTCTGTTG ATGATAGTCAACTTCAGGAGCTCAAAGCCATGCTGCCCAGCCCAGAGAACCTCTCCGGGTTCAAGATGTACCCCATCAACTTTGAGAAG GATGATGACAGCAACTTTCATATGGATTTCATTGTGGCTGCATCCAACCTCCGTGCAGAAAACTATAACATCCCTGCTGCTGACCGGCATAAG AGCAAGCTGATTGCAGGGAAGATCATCCCAGCTATTGCCACAACCACATCAGCCATAGTTGGCCTTGTTTGTTTGGAACTGTACAAGGTGGTACAGGGACACCAAAAGCTTGAATCCTATAAGAACAGCTTCATCAACTTGGCTCTTccatttttcagcttttctcagcCTCTTGCCCCACCTCGTCACCAG TACTGTAACCAAGAGTGGACCTTGTGGGATCGCTTTGAGGTACAGGGACTGCAGCCTAATGGTGAAGAGATGACTCTCCAGCAGTTCCTTGACTACTTTAAG ACAGAGTACAAATTAGAGATCACCATGTTGTCTCAAGGTGTATCCATGCTCTATTCCTTCTTCATGCCTGCAAGCAAGCTCAAGGAACGGTTGGAACAGCC GATGTCAGAAATTGTGAAGAGAGTGTCCAAGCGAAAGCTGGGCCACCATGTGCAAGCACTTGTGCTTGAGCTGTGCTGCAACGATGAGAGTGGCGAGGACGTGGAGGTTCCCTATGTACGATACACCATCCGCTGA